From Aliarcobacter butzleri, the proteins below share one genomic window:
- a CDS encoding acetolactate synthase large subunit produces the protein MKMTGAKMVVESLHQEGVEVVFGYPGGAIMNVYDEIYKQNYFQHILNRHEQASIIAAEGYARVTGKVGVAIVTSGPGFTNAVTGIADAYMDSIPLVVISGQVPTAIIGTDGFQEIDAVGISRPCTKHNYLVNKIEDLPRIIKEAFHIASTGRPGPVHIDIPKDITAEVADFIYPEEINLPTYKPTINFNKRQLKKAMEAISTAKKPLLYVGGGAILSNCAYEIRELAKKLNIPAVETLMARGVMGDENPLFFGMLGMHGEYSANMAAHETDLLISLGARFDDRVTGRLDEFASKAKVIHVDIDPTSIAKLVVPDYPIVGDLKVTVKAMIEAVEEYEFNDYSNWVELLRDYREKEPLRYIDSNEVIKPQWPIQRVGKLLGDRAIISTDVGQHQMWTAQFFPFSYPRQWATSGGLGTMGFGLPAALGAARAMKEHDKVVINFTGDGSILMNIQELMTCVEYDLPVINIVLNNNYLGMVRQWQTMFYENRLSQTDLTAQPNFKMLVEAFGGIGYTVTTKDEFDKALKDAIEKKKPAMIEVIVARHEEVLPMVPNGHALNEMTLIKGER, from the coding sequence ATGAAAATGACTGGCGCAAAAATGGTTGTAGAATCATTACATCAAGAAGGGGTTGAAGTAGTATTTGGATACCCTGGAGGCGCTATAATGAACGTCTATGATGAAATATATAAACAAAACTATTTTCAACACATTTTAAATAGACACGAACAAGCTTCAATTATTGCAGCTGAAGGTTATGCAAGAGTAACAGGAAAAGTTGGCGTTGCTATAGTAACAAGTGGACCTGGATTTACAAATGCAGTTACAGGAATAGCGGATGCTTATATGGATTCTATTCCTTTGGTTGTTATTTCTGGACAAGTTCCAACAGCAATTATTGGAACTGATGGGTTTCAAGAAATTGATGCAGTTGGTATTTCAAGACCATGTACAAAACATAACTATTTAGTTAATAAAATTGAAGATTTACCAAGAATTATAAAAGAGGCATTTCATATAGCAAGTACTGGAAGACCAGGACCTGTTCATATTGATATCCCAAAAGACATTACGGCTGAAGTTGCAGATTTTATCTATCCAGAAGAGATAAATTTACCAACTTATAAACCAACAATTAACTTTAATAAAAGACAATTAAAAAAAGCTATGGAAGCAATTTCAACAGCTAAAAAACCTTTATTATATGTTGGTGGAGGAGCAATTTTATCAAATTGTGCTTATGAGATTAGAGAGTTAGCAAAAAAACTAAATATCCCTGCAGTTGAAACATTAATGGCAAGAGGAGTTATGGGTGATGAAAATCCATTATTCTTTGGAATGTTAGGAATGCATGGAGAGTATTCAGCAAATATGGCTGCACATGAAACAGATTTATTAATCTCTTTAGGTGCTAGATTTGATGATAGAGTTACAGGAAGACTTGATGAATTTGCATCTAAAGCAAAAGTTATTCATGTTGATATTGACCCAACATCTATTGCAAAGCTTGTAGTTCCTGATTATCCAATAGTTGGAGATTTAAAAGTTACTGTTAAAGCTATGATTGAAGCAGTTGAAGAGTATGAATTTAATGATTATTCAAATTGGGTTGAATTATTAAGAGATTATAGAGAAAAAGAGCCTTTAAGATATATTGATAGTAATGAAGTTATAAAACCACAATGGCCAATTCAAAGAGTTGGAAAACTTTTAGGTGATAGAGCAATAATATCAACAGATGTTGGTCAACATCAAATGTGGACAGCACAATTTTTCCCATTCTCATATCCAAGACAATGGGCAACAAGTGGTGGTTTAGGAACTATGGGATTTGGTCTTCCAGCAGCACTTGGAGCTGCAAGAGCTATGAAAGAACATGATAAAGTAGTTATCAATTTCACAGGAGATGGTTCTATTTTGATGAATATTCAAGAGCTTATGACTTGTGTTGAATATGATTTACCAGTAATTAATATAGTTTTAAACAATAACTATTTAGGAATGGTAAGACAATGGCAAACTATGTTTTATGAAAATAGATTATCACAAACTGATTTAACAGCTCAACCAAACTTTAAAATGCTTGTTGAGGCTTTTGGTGGAATCGGTTATACTGTAACAACAAAAGATGAGTTTGATAAAGCACTAAAAGATGCAATTGAAAAGAAAAAACCTGCAATGATTGAAGTTATTGTTGCAAGACACGAAGAGGTTTTACCTATGGTTCCAAATGGTCATGCCTTAAATGAAATGACTTTAATAAAAGGAGAAAGATAA